In a single window of the Campylobacter hyointestinalis subsp. lawsonii genome:
- the alaS gene encoding alanine--tRNA ligase, whose translation MDIRKEYLDFFKSKGHEIIPSAPLVPDDATLLFTNAGMVPFKSIFTGDVPRPTPPIRTSCQTCIRAGGKHNDLDNVGYTARHHTFFEMLGNFSFGEYFKKEAIAYAWEFVTEILKLPKDRLYVTVHENDEEAYEIWQKHIEKDRIYKFGDKDNFWAMGDTGPCGPCSEIFYDQGSEHFNSDEDCMGGDGDRFLEIWNLVFMQFERSSDGSMTPLPKPSIDTGMGLERVTAIKEGKFSNYDSSLFMPLINEVARISNLKYEYESGASFRVISDHIRSTTFLLAQGVNFDKEGRGYVLRRILRRAVRHGYLLGIKEPFMYRLVDKVVELMGEHYEYLKEKKEYVKELIKLEEERFLATISAGLDLFNEELAKTTSKVFSGEVAFKLYDTYGFPLDLTADMLREKGLSVDETKFNKLMSEQKARAKASWKGSGDTAKESGDFKALLEKFGENKFIGYENLKSSSKVLALLNSEFKMVDELKNGEIGYVMLDSTPFYAQSGGQCGDTGLLGGNQVLDTKKYFGLNLSTIEAKNSIKIGDILPCEVSLNRLEIRRHHSATHLLHAALRSILGPHIAQAGSSVEANKLRFDFTHPKPLSKDELEKIENFVNEAILKGAKAKTEIMDIEEAKKSGAIALFGEKYADKVRVLTLGPSKELCGGTHVENLNEIGSFFIVRESGVSAGVRRIEAVCSKAALELSKEFRKEINDIKDSLKGADPLLAIKKLKDEIKTLQNDLKNASNTKDLDIKDINGTKVVVSKFDGDIKSKIDELKNKFDKVVVFLASKKDGKVSLGAGSKNCNIKAGELVKAIAPIVGGGGGGRDDFATAGGKDESKIDEALNAATKFISENL comes from the coding sequence ATGGATATTAGAAAAGAGTATTTGGATTTTTTTAAAAGCAAAGGTCATGAGATAATACCATCAGCACCGCTAGTCCCTGATGATGCTACGCTGCTATTTACAAATGCTGGAATGGTGCCTTTTAAAAGCATTTTTACAGGCGATGTGCCTCGCCCTACTCCACCGATTCGCACTAGCTGTCAAACCTGCATTAGAGCCGGTGGCAAACACAATGACTTAGATAATGTCGGCTACACTGCTAGGCATCATACATTTTTTGAGATGCTAGGAAATTTCAGCTTTGGCGAGTATTTTAAAAAAGAGGCCATAGCTTACGCGTGGGAGTTTGTAACTGAAATTTTAAAACTGCCAAAAGATAGATTATATGTAACCGTCCATGAAAATGATGAAGAAGCATATGAAATTTGGCAAAAGCATATAGAAAAAGATAGAATTTATAAATTTGGAGATAAAGATAACTTCTGGGCTATGGGCGATACTGGACCTTGTGGCCCTTGTAGCGAGATATTTTACGATCAAGGAAGTGAGCATTTTAATAGCGATGAAGATTGTATGGGTGGCGATGGAGATAGATTTTTAGAAATTTGGAACCTTGTATTTATGCAGTTTGAAAGAAGTAGTGATGGAAGTATGACTCCACTTCCAAAGCCTTCAATCGATACTGGAATGGGGCTAGAGAGAGTAACTGCTATAAAAGAGGGTAAATTTAGCAACTATGACAGCTCACTTTTTATGCCTTTGATTAATGAAGTAGCAAGAATTTCAAATTTAAAATATGAGTATGAGAGTGGGGCTAGTTTTAGAGTTATAAGCGATCATATTCGATCAACTACATTTTTACTAGCTCAAGGGGTAAATTTTGACAAAGAAGGACGCGGATATGTCCTAAGAAGAATATTAAGAAGAGCCGTTCGCCACGGATACTTACTTGGGATAAAAGAGCCATTTATGTATAGATTAGTAGATAAAGTAGTAGAGCTAATGGGCGAACATTATGAGTATTTAAAAGAGAAAAAAGAGTATGTCAAAGAGCTCATAAAACTCGAAGAAGAGAGATTTTTAGCCACTATTTCAGCTGGACTTGATTTATTTAACGAGGAGCTAGCAAAGACAACTAGCAAAGTGTTTAGCGGCGAAGTAGCATTTAAATTATATGATACTTACGGATTTCCACTTGATCTAACAGCTGATATGCTAAGAGAAAAAGGGCTTAGCGTAGATGAGACTAAATTTAATAAATTGATGAGCGAACAAAAAGCAAGGGCAAAAGCTAGCTGGAAAGGAAGCGGAGATACTGCTAAAGAGAGTGGGGATTTTAAAGCTTTACTTGAGAAATTTGGCGAGAATAAATTTATCGGATATGAAAATCTAAAAAGTAGTAGCAAGGTTTTAGCGCTTTTAAATAGTGAGTTTAAAATGGTAGATGAGCTAAAAAACGGCGAAATTGGATATGTTATGCTTGATTCTACTCCATTTTATGCTCAAAGTGGCGGTCAGTGCGGTGATACTGGGCTTTTAGGTGGAAATCAAGTCCTTGATACCAAAAAATATTTTGGATTAAATTTAAGCACCATAGAGGCAAAAAATAGCATAAAAATAGGCGATATCTTGCCTTGTGAAGTTAGCCTTAATAGGCTAGAAATTCGCCGTCACCACTCAGCCACTCATTTGCTCCACGCAGCGCTTAGAAGCATTCTTGGGCCACATATAGCTCAAGCTGGAAGTAGCGTAGAAGCTAATAAGCTTAGATTTGACTTTACTCATCCAAAGCCACTCTCAAAAGATGAATTAGAAAAAATTGAGAATTTTGTAAATGAAGCGATCTTAAAAGGAGCTAAAGCAAAAACAGAAATAATGGATATAGAAGAAGCTAAAAAAAGCGGAGCTATAGCTCTGTTTGGCGAAAAATACGCAGACAAAGTCAGAGTCTTAACACTTGGTCCATCAAAAGAGCTTTGCGGTGGCACTCATGTAGAAAATTTAAATGAAATAGGAAGTTTTTTTATCGTCCGTGAAAGTGGAGTAAGCGCTGGAGTAAGGCGTATAGAAGCGGTTTGCTCTAAAGCGGCGCTTGAGCTATCAAAAGAGTTTAGAAAAGAGATAAACGATATAAAAGATAGCTTAAAAGGTGCAGATCCATTACTTGCTATAAAAAAGCTAAAAGATGAGATAAAAACTCTTCAAAACGATCTAAAAAACGCTTCAAACACAAAAGATTTAGACATAAAAGATATAAACGGCACAAAAGTCGTAGTATCTAAATTTGATGGAGATATAAAAAGCAAAATAGACGAACTAAA
- the hemH gene encoding ferrochelatase, whose translation MKKAVILLNMGGADDLSQVEIFLKNMFNDPYILTIKNSKIRSILAWFITKMRLKSATSNYVMLGGKSPIGDITRSLVGKLNQKIKGGEIKFDYAMNYTPPFANDTLKKYINFDEIVLFPLYPQHSSTTITSSLDVAKKAISDLGIKANIKIVDYFYKDENYNDIIVNNIKNKILNLDTKDIDLIFSSHSLPKKIIDSGDLYEKHTKEHVQILADMLNKVGIKFKSISLAYQSRLGPVEWLGPNLNEVLPKLDSKKALIYPISFCIDNSETDFELSIEYRHVADKNRFEYYEVVKAPNDSDEFVNFIAKKVSLI comes from the coding sequence ATGAAAAAAGCAGTTATTTTGCTAAATATGGGCGGAGCAGACGATCTATCTCAAGTTGAGATATTTTTAAAAAATATGTTTAACGATCCATATATTTTGACTATAAAAAATTCAAAAATAAGAAGTATTTTGGCGTGGTTTATTACAAAGATGAGATTAAAAAGCGCTACTAGCAACTATGTGATGCTTGGTGGAAAATCCCCTATAGGCGATATAACTAGATCATTAGTTGGCAAATTAAATCAAAAAATTAAAGGTGGCGAGATCAAATTTGATTATGCTATGAATTATACCCCACCTTTTGCAAATGATACGCTCAAAAAATATATAAATTTTGATGAAATAGTACTATTTCCGCTGTATCCTCAGCACTCTTCTACGACGATCACTTCAAGTCTTGACGTGGCTAAAAAAGCTATAAGCGATCTTGGCATAAAGGCTAATATCAAAATAGTTGATTATTTTTACAAAGATGAAAATTATAATGACATCATAGTAAATAATATTAAAAATAAGATTTTAAATTTAGATACTAAAGATATTGATTTGATATTTTCATCTCACTCTTTGCCTAAAAAAATCATAGATAGCGGAGATTTATACGAAAAGCATACAAAAGAACATGTTCAAATTTTAGCAGATATGTTAAACAAAGTCGGAATTAAATTTAAAAGCATATCTTTAGCATATCAATCAAGACTTGGACCAGTAGAGTGGCTAGGTCCAAATTTAAATGAAGTTTTGCCTAAACTTGATAGTAAAAAAGCACTTATTTATCCGATCAGTTTTTGTATAGATAACTCAGAGACCGATTTTGAGCTTAGTATTGAGTATAGACATGTGGCAGATAAAAATAGATTTGAGTATTACGAAGTGGTAAAAGCACCAAATGATAGCGATGAATTTGTAAATTTTATAGCCAAAAAAGTTAGTCTAATATAA
- a CDS encoding peptidoglycan D,D-transpeptidase FtsI family protein, with the protein MNEHHSQGKVYVLFGFIIFGITLFLIVIFYRALFDRHLPKLQSSDFDSALRGSIITQDGFNIASSQKLYKAMLDTRNIDPNKKELFIKLYTLYSGDDPKKIRKILNKKGTVTLSYEIDAKGAAYLKELSRKLYRKKVFIPYEDPKTGIVTTQGMSIVESGEKRIYMAEDTFTPSIGYIKKVEKDGITKVEGVKGIEKVYENLLSSTQDALIKGPRDLANTIILSGDADLSKRIDGYNVVLNISLKLQKIIEKMINERANDLLAKEVIVGIMDSKTGKILSLASTERYNPSNITRNDYEALNSSSSEYAYEVGSVMKPFIFSLLLKENKVNPLEIINTYEGKYKLGQRIITDSHKNAFLSAEDIIVESSNIGMIQIVERLSAVDLYNGLLDFGFSKKTGIDLSYEQVGLLPSITELRNKTYRATLSYGYGLQATFMQLLNAYNTINNNGVMITPRIASHLEKYAKAYKIEEQEIKTVLPIEVAKTMKRILIKVVESDKGTARKARIDGLSIGGKTGTAHIATVGGYSDKRYNASFFGFVNDSKGNSYTIGVLVREPMKPYPYYFASWSALPIFKNTVELMIENGYLFPTPTIKKSQKEDEPDTRIILD; encoded by the coding sequence ATGAATGAACACCACAGCCAAGGAAAAGTATATGTACTTTTTGGTTTTATTATTTTTGGAATAACCCTATTTCTCATAGTTATATTTTATAGAGCCTTATTTGATCGTCATCTACCAAAACTCCAAAGCAGTGATTTTGACAGTGCTTTAAGGGGCTCTATCATCACGCAAGACGGATTTAACATAGCAAGTAGCCAAAAACTATATAAAGCTATGCTAGATACTAGGAACATAGATCCAAACAAAAAAGAGCTTTTTATAAAACTTTACACTCTTTATAGTGGCGATGATCCAAAAAAAATAAGAAAAATTTTAAACAAAAAAGGCACAGTAACTTTGTCTTATGAGATAGATGCCAAAGGCGCGGCGTATCTTAAAGAGCTATCTAGAAAATTATATAGAAAAAAAGTTTTCATACCTTATGAAGATCCAAAAACAGGGATTGTAACGACTCAGGGTATGAGTATAGTAGAAAGTGGCGAAAAGAGAATTTATATGGCAGAAGATACCTTTACGCCATCTATTGGATATATAAAAAAAGTAGAAAAAGACGGGATAACAAAAGTAGAGGGCGTAAAAGGTATAGAAAAAGTATATGAAAATTTATTATCTTCTACTCAAGACGCTCTTATAAAAGGTCCAAGAGATCTTGCAAATACTATAATTTTATCAGGTGACGCTGATCTATCTAAGAGAATCGATGGCTATAATGTAGTTTTAAATATATCTCTTAAACTTCAAAAAATCATCGAAAAAATGATAAATGAAAGAGCAAACGATCTCTTAGCAAAAGAAGTTATAGTAGGTATTATGGATAGTAAAACTGGTAAAATTCTATCACTAGCATCAACTGAAAGATACAACCCTTCAAATATAACCAGAAATGATTATGAAGCGCTAAATTCATCATCTAGCGAGTATGCTTATGAAGTCGGATCTGTCATGAAGCCTTTTATATTTTCTTTATTACTAAAAGAAAATAAAGTAAATCCTTTGGAGATCATAAACACTTATGAAGGTAAATATAAACTAGGTCAAAGGATAATAACAGATAGCCACAAAAACGCATTTTTAAGTGCTGAAGATATCATCGTAGAATCATCAAATATAGGAATGATACAAATAGTAGAGCGCCTTAGTGCAGTGGATCTTTACAATGGTCTTTTAGACTTTGGATTTTCAAAAAAAACAGGCATAGACTTAAGCTATGAGCAAGTCGGACTTTTACCATCTATAACTGAGCTAAGAAACAAAACTTACCGTGCTACTTTAAGTTATGGATATGGTCTGCAAGCGACATTTATGCAGCTTTTAAATGCGTACAACACCATAAATAATAACGGCGTTATGATAACTCCAAGGATCGCAAGCCATTTAGAAAAATACGCTAAAGCATATAAGATAGAAGAACAAGAGATAAAAACAGTTCTTCCTATAGAAGTCGCAAAAACTATGAAAAGAATCCTTATCAAAGTAGTCGAAAGCGACAAAGGAACAGCTAGAAAAGCTAGGATAGACGGACTTAGTATAGGCGGAAAAACAGGAACTGCTCACATAGCTACAGTCGGTGGGTATAGTGACAAAAGATACAACGCAAGCTTTTTTGGTTTTGTAAATGACTCTAAAGGAAACAGCTATACTATAGGCGTTTTAGTAAGAGAGCCTATGAAGCCCTATCCGTATTATTTTGCTTCATGGAGTGCATTACCTATATTTAAAAACACAGTAGAGCTAATGATAGAAAATGGATATCTGTTTCCTACGCCTACTATCAAAAAATCCCAAAAAGAAGACGAGCCAGATACTAGGATTATATTAGACTAA
- the fliE gene encoding flagellar hook-basal body complex protein FliE has translation MNISEISNLNEQSQAKKTEQNGSKSGFSDMLNKALSDLNDTQVKADKAVAELATGEVKDLHQAAIAIGKAETSMKLMLEIRNKAISAYKEISRTQL, from the coding sequence ATGAATATTTCTGAAATATCAAATTTAAACGAACAGAGTCAAGCTAAAAAAACAGAACAAAATGGTTCTAAAAGCGGATTTTCTGATATGTTAAATAAGGCTCTAAGTGATCTAAACGATACTCAAGTAAAAGCCGATAAAGCAGTAGCTGAGCTAGCAACAGGCGAAGTCAAAGACTTGCACCAAGCAGCGATCGCCATAGGAAAAGCTGAAACTAGCATGAAACTTATGCTAGAAATTCGCAATAAAGCCATAAGTGCATATAAAGAAATTTCAAGAACTCAACTATAA
- the flgC gene encoding flagellar basal body rod protein FlgC, producing MAYLSDFDISGYGLSAQRFRMNVISSNIANANTTRTAEGGPYRRREVIFKAIDFDKQLNSTINSKNDFLKNENPLDDPDAPDFPKPALMSVIVDKVVRDDKDFKLKFDPNHPDADAKGYIMLPNINPVIEMADLIEATRAYQANVSAFQSAKTIANSAIDMLK from the coding sequence ATGGCATACTTAAGTGATTTTGACATAAGCGGTTATGGACTTAGCGCTCAACGTTTTCGTATGAATGTTATAAGCTCAAACATCGCAAACGCTAACACAACTAGAACTGCCGAGGGCGGTCCGTATCGAAGAAGAGAAGTTATTTTTAAAGCTATTGATTTTGATAAACAACTAAATAGCACTATAAATTCTAAAAATGACTTTTTGAAGAATGAAAATCCTTTGGACGATCCAGACGCTCCTGATTTTCCAAAACCAGCTTTGATGAGCGTTATAGTAGATAAAGTCGTACGCGATGATAAGGATTTCAAACTCAAATTTGATCCAAACCATCCAGACGCTGATGCAAAAGGATATATAATGCTTCCAAATATTAATCCAGTTATTGAGATGGCCGATTTAATAGAAGCAACAAGAGCTTATCAAGCAAACGTGTCTGCATTTCAAAGCGCAAAAACTATCGCAAATAGTGCTATAGATATGTTAAAATAA
- the flgB gene encoding flagellar basal body rod protein FlgB — protein sequence MFAGFQTSKSRPLVAAALEGRVLRQQIISSNIANIDTPYYKSKDVDFESALIAKKNEIYGKNGDYGVFKMATTDPRHFGNIDFPASNLPTIYLRDGHTARNDANTVDLDVETTELSKNAIMVQAIDYASKKQGEIFKSVIDSSSKI from the coding sequence ATGTTTGCAGGCTTTCAAACAAGCAAATCAAGACCTTTAGTAGCAGCTGCTCTTGAAGGCAGAGTTTTACGTCAGCAAATCATTTCAAGCAATATAGCAAATATAGACACTCCATATTATAAATCAAAAGACGTTGATTTTGAGTCAGCTCTTATAGCCAAAAAAAATGAGATCTATGGAAAAAATGGGGATTATGGCGTATTTAAGATGGCGACTACAGATCCAAGGCATTTTGGAAACATCGACTTTCCTGCTAGTAATCTACCAACTATCTATCTAAGAGATGGCCACACAGCAAGAAATGATGCAAACACCGTAGATTTGGACGTAGAAACAACAGAGCTTAGTAAAAACGCTATAATGGTTCAAGCCATAGACTACGCTAGTAAAAAACAAGGCGAGATATTTAAGAGCGTAATAGATTCAAGTAGTAAAATTTAA
- the aat gene encoding leucyl/phenylalanyl-tRNA--protein transferase: MMYNFPDPKNAPKHSPIAYGGDLSSQALLEAYKKGIFPWFMDGQEILWWSPDPRAVLYPKDVRVQKSIKPFFKRYKVKFDSDFTGLINLCKNARNEPTWISDKIIAAYTNLHNLGFAHSVEVYENDELVGGLYGLILGKIFCGESMISIKANASKVALIALCKALDKFDFIIDAQVMNPHLKFMGALNLNRDEFLNILDMKKDKFCGFYKFSELVS; this comes from the coding sequence ATGATGTATAACTTTCCAGACCCAAAAAATGCACCAAAACACTCTCCTATCGCCTATGGTGGCGATCTTAGTAGCCAAGCTCTGCTTGAGGCTTATAAAAAAGGTATTTTTCCGTGGTTTATGGATGGCCAAGAGATACTTTGGTGGTCGCCTGATCCTAGAGCTGTTTTATACCCAAAAGATGTGAGAGTTCAAAAAAGCATAAAACCATTTTTTAAAAGATATAAAGTTAAATTTGACAGCGATTTTACAGGGCTTATAAATCTTTGTAAAAATGCAAGAAACGAGCCTACTTGGATAAGCGACAAAATCATCGCTGCTTATACAAATTTACATAATTTAGGCTTTGCTCATAGTGTAGAAGTTTATGAAAATGACGAACTTGTCGGTGGGCTTTATGGTCTCATTTTAGGTAAGATCTTTTGCGGGGAAAGTATGATAAGCATAAAAGCAAACGCATCAAAAGTGGCTCTGATAGCTCTTTGTAAAGCTTTGGATAAATTTGATTTTATCATTGATGCTCAAGTTATGAATCCTCATCTTAAATTTATGGGTGCATTAAATTTAAATAGAGATGAATTTTTAAATATTTTAGACATGAAAAAAGATAAATTTTGTGGATTTTATAAATTTAGTGAGTTGGTTTCATAG